Within Acanthochromis polyacanthus isolate Apoly-LR-REF ecotype Palm Island chromosome 3, KAUST_Apoly_ChrSc, whole genome shotgun sequence, the genomic segment ATTCACAAGGTACCCCTGTCTTAAAGCATACCTCGCTTTATcatctgttttacttttaatggAGCCATAACTTACTACATTAACATCATACCATATTGAAGAAGACGTGACACTAGGAATGTAGACTGTATAGttatttgtaaaatgtttactgagcaAAATCAAGTGAGAAGAAGGCTACTTTTCTTATAAACTTCTGcagttttacttctttttacAACCACATTAGTCGCCCCCTGCtagctgttagaaagaatgcaagtTCAAAGCATCTTTTTTTAGACCTTGACGCCACATACATCTTTTTATATCTACATTTTATGTGAAACCCCACAGATATCACATTTGAAACAGTTAAACCAGTGATCGTTTGGTGATTTAGCTTTATAGGTGACTCAGCGGCTTCAGTTTTTGACAGACTGGTTAATTGACTAAACATTTCCTACGTATACTGTAGGTACTAAagtagggatttttttttccaaatcgcAGTGGAAAAGTCCAGATCCTCAAAGTTCATGCTGCAGGTGAGACTTTATATGGAGGCACCAATGAGCAGTTGTGTTCAAGTGGGTGCAAACACGTGCATTATGTACCCGCCCTCTTCTCTCATTAGAACATCTCCGGATGCGCATGTgtgaatgaaacacaaacactctccCACGCAGATCATGTGCAGTACACTCATCACAGTGAGGTATAGCTGAACAGGTTCAGCTCACACACTCATGCAGCACACATCTGGAGAGGAATAAATTATGAAAAGGCATGTTGCAGTATAACCAGTACATGCTGGCACAGGACAGAGGAGTGACACGGATCCTTGATCAACACTGCCCTCATGTGGATGGTTTCATTCGTAGCCATCAGATCATTAAATACAGTCACGCTATACAACAAACTGACATACACTGTGTCTGTCTGATACTGTACATTGCTTCTATAATTCCATCAGAATTATTTGTGGAATCTTAAGTAAAGCAGAATCATAGTTTGAATTCTGGTCAGTTTAGACACATTCgaattgtaacttttttttatctgcaaCTCTAAATTATGCGTATGAATATGGCCCAGAAGTGTTTTGCTTACTCAGTCACAGGTTTACAGATACTGCATTTAAAAGGTAAGTGTGTCATATTTAGCTTGCAAATACatacttttatatttttagctgtCATTTCATAAGTATTAAAGAGAAAGTAGAATATTTGAGTAGTGGGTGATATGCTGTTGCTTTACCATATTTATTAAGATGTTAATTTGATGTTAAAAGCGAATCATATGCATTTTACAGGTGTTTTTTCCCACTTGAATTTCTTttgaaaagttttaaaatgtacacatttaGCTTCCAAAATCATTAACCACAGACCAGGATTCTGAAACTCAGGGAGTTCAATGTCATTCAGCCACCCACCAttcattgtgatttttctgcttacTCTGTTCAgcacacacatgaaaacaccAGCTatttgtgggggaaaaaaggccACCATAACACTTCTATTTCCTGCAGGGGATGGTAAGGCATAGGAAAGGAAGCAATTGAGGAACTAGGACTTTTTTGACTGTAGGTGGAGACACAGATGCTTCTAATTCAGTactgttgatattttatttgaAGGTGAGACATTTGGCCAAATATGCAACAGGTCTGAGAATGACTGAACAACTCCCTTGCTATAAGACCTGCAGTCTACTAAATATAAATGTGAGGTCAAAAGCAACTTACCCAGCACTGTGgtgtcaaaataaataaatcttattTTTATGCTAATGTAAATTTCCTTCCTGCATGTACCTGACACTAGGCCttgtcacaaacacaaaatctcCACTAAGCTGGAAGGAACTCAAGTGACTAGTtaacaaagcatttttttaaaaattaatgccATCATAAAAATTCTATAACCCTGTAGGAATGCAATAAGAATGTAATGGTAATGCACAGAAGGGTTTCTAAAGATCTTCTGACTGTCCATCTTGAGGATGCCAATCAACACTTCAGGGCACAATCTGACTTTACATGAGCCTGTCTATACATTTGAATACAACTGTACTGTATAAACAGGGGATCAATAACCTCTAATTTTCCATTGCTTTGAAACTGaatctttcatgtgttttttatcCCCACTAGATGGTGCGCATTGTCGGTTTGACTCCATCACTTGGTCCTCTGCGCTCCAAGGCTCAGTTTCACTAAAAGTAGGTGATGTACAGTCACAAGGCTGTCAAAACATGCAGGCACTGATGACTCTGCTATGAGTTGAATCCAAACAGAGCTTTGAACACTAGCTTCATGTAGGCATATCCCTTTTTTTCATAACAGCAGACAGTGGAGCCACTGGAGACACAAGGTTGCTTTTATTTAAGGTCCTAACGCAAAGGAGCAACCAggttatttttaatattacaaCTGAATATGAATTTATGAGGGGAAACATCCATCCGTCCGAGCTTGCTGACGCGGTCGAGATCCATCAGAATGCAGCTACTTTTCCTCGCCGCTGTGTTTCTCTTTACGCACGACTTGGACTCCGTGCGCTCGGACAAGTGCGCCTCCCGGTGCGACGTGAGCTCGTGTCCGAGCCCCAGCTGCCCCAGCGGGTACGTCCCGGACAGATGCAACTGCTGCTTGGTGTGCTCGCCCCGGGAAGGCGACCCCTGCGGCCGCAAGAACGACCTGCCATGCGGGGATGGACTGGAGTGCAGGATGCTCACCGCGGGGCGGCGGCGGGGCTCCAAGGGGGTCTGCCGGTGTAAGATGGAGCTGGAAGTGTGCGGAAGCGACGGGAAAACGTATGGAAATGTGTGTAAGATGAGAGCAGCCAGTCATAAAGCTCTACACAAGGGCAGACCCGCAGTGAGCCAAGCGCACAAAGGGCCGTGTTCGCCTTCAGGCGCAGGTAGGACTACTGTGGGTCCTCACAGATCTGGGGTGGAAGTTTATTGTTTCAATAAAACTTAACAAGTGTTCTGTTTTGACTTGTACAGCAATTGTGCTATTGCACAACATCAGGGAAAAATCTAGAGCTGCCAtaatcagtctttttttttaaattagaagtTTTAATTAGAAATTTGAGTGGGTCATTTTTCAAGCAAGAAATTGCCAACACGTTTGTGATTTCAGTTTCAAAATTTGTTTGTTCaacatttgtttgttgtttgcatAATTTATAATGAGAtgactttaaaaataatattagaaTATGTTCTAAGTGGAAATTGCTTTGTATTTTGCAGTACTCTGCAGAAGAAGAGTAGCAACTAAGACTAATGTCTGCAGTACAAGGACTGACAGACCATCAATGTATacatttttggcaaaaaaaattaagctcTTGGCCTCCATATTTCCCCTTTCTTTCAGTTTAAGTTGCCACAAAGGTGAACAAAATGTGCTTCTGCTGGTTCAGTTCGCTTTCTCCTAAGTGgtgaaaaaacattaatttcatGCAAGTTTAGCATTAAAGAAAACCTCTAATTTCACTCTGTTTGACAGGATTATACAGTGGCTTGAGCTAACTGTACATTCAGATAATACATGGGACATTTTGGATCTCTAgtagactggaaaaaaaaaatctctgtagGACTGATCAACGTTTTGTTCCAAATTCTGAGTTTGTAGTGATTGAGCCACTGCTGCTTCAGGGGAGGTTTTAAGAGGTCAAGTATATGTACAAGTTTGAGACTGATTTAAGTCTGCAGTCAAGATTGTGAGTGAtgtgctgtgtgtttgcattaatGCAGTGGACTCTGTCAGTACAGATCTTTCCCTGGTCCGTACCAGCAGCCCTCGTTACAAGTTCAATTTCATCGCTGATGTCGTGGAAAAAATAGCACCTGCTGTCGTCCACATCGAGCTGTTTGTGAGGTGAGGAATTGTTGGATGAAGGGTgtttaaggtaaaaaaaaaaaaaaaaaaaaggctcaagTAACAAATCAAGAGTGGAATAGAGGAGTTTGGTccttttataaaataaaaactgtagatttgaatattttttatagcCTGATCCCAAGAAAATATCAACCAATCTGCTGCTATGTCTTGTGTTATTATCAGCTGCATTAAATGATGTGAATCCAAAGGTGTTCACTTTTATGGTTTTAGGCTGTATGAGTctttaaatttatatttctgCCACACAAGACCACCACAATGTGAAATGGCTCCTAGAAAAATATACATCTTTGACTATTTTTGCCTCTAATTCCgcctttgtcttctttttttctctccagacATCCTCTGTTTGGTCGCCATGTGCGTCTGTCCAGCGGCTCCGGCTTTGTTGTGACCCACTCAGGTGTGATTGTGACCAACGCTCACGTGGTGACCACAACTTCCACAGTGACGGGGAGGCCTCAGCTGCGCGTTCAGCTCCACGACGGCGATGCATACGAAGCTGTGGTCAGAGACTTAGACAAGAAGGCAGACATCGCCACCATCAAGGTCAATCCACAGGTGAGAGCGATTCTTTACCCTCTTCTCTTTCTCCAGTATTAAGAAACgtgaatcatttttaattttctgcttCCATGAATCCTAAATGAGACCACATCCTGCCAACATTTGACAGTTTCCTGCGAGACGCTCACAAGGCGAGTGAGAATGCTTTCATAAACACCAGCTCTGTGACTCACAGACGCAGCGCTGATGTGTGTATTCTCGCACCCATATCTCAAATACTTGAACAGTTTTGTAAGCTTTAAACCCTTCCTCCCTTCTCCTATCTTCTCCAAATGCATTCATGCTGagtatttttctctctgtgtctgacAAATATGCTCATAGTTCCTCCTGTTTGTTGGTATTTTTGACTGTCTATGTCCGTGTGGGAGCAGAAGAAGCTCCATGTGCTGTCTCTGGGTCGCTCGGCTGGTCTGAGGCCGGGGGAGTTTGTGGTCGCCATCGGCAGCCCCTTCGCCCTGCAGAACACCGTCACCACCGGCATTGTCAGCACGACACAGAGAGACGGCAAAGAGCTGGGCATCAAGGACTCAGACATGGACTACGTCCAGACTGATGCTATCATCaatgtgaacacaaaaccaTAACATTTATACACATATATGCATGTACACATGCTAATTGCATCACTTTCTTGTCATGTTGAGGAATGTCTATAGAAAGATTTTGGTCATTTACACAAGTGTCAagattatttttgtaattttgtgtttcatatcTTTCATGTTTGCGAGAAGTACGGCAATTCAGGAGGGCCTCTTGTTAACCTGGTAAGTGCTGGGCTTTGATGGAGggtttttaaaatggaaaaatagcTAAAATGCTCAGAAATGCTTCACTAAATTGAAGGACTTGGCTTTTATCAGCGGCGGAGCTATTCATAAAACATTCAGGGCTGTAACAACCCCACTGGtacctgcctgtctgtttattttactgttagcggCTGTTGCTAGACCCAGAAATACTTTCCTCCTTAAggaaaaaatttgcaaaaatggtTAGGCTGTCTTTTTTGGTCCACTCCACACCAAAGCCACGTCCATCATGACCACTGCAGCTCTCTAATCCTCTCACCTACTGTGTAATTATGCCTAAAGAGTGGCTTTTGAccactttattattattagcccccataaatctcacatttccagCATACACAGAGCGCTCTAATTGTCATGTGAGTCTGAAATGTCATATTAGTCCCAAGAACACAGTGGGAGCTACACATATTATTATAGTGTACAGATATTGTTGGTCTATAATTTAAGCctggtttagtttttgtttattataacACATTAGCAATAACATTACACAcagtaatttttcttttatacCTCCTACTTGTTTGTTAAGCATTGGAATTTCATGTGTGCAATCATTAAAGTATAACACTACTGCACCTTCTGCTCCTCCTGTTACTGCTATTACTGTAATTGCaacaagaaaataattactgagaATGAAATGCGTGGTTTATCACTGATTATTgcattaaatgtgtttcatcAGGGGTTTCCCACGCTGACAATTCTGTGTAGCGACACACTGGATTGCATTTGTAACACTGTACACCAGTGCATGCTGAAATAGCTCACATGCAGTGTGCTAAACTGTGgaaattttaatgacatttcctTTCAATGGCGATGTGCGCTAGGCTCTAAATACTAAGTGAcacagtttttttcctcttctggaAATTCTCCCatattttttcagttcttaTTGGATTTTACGTGAATCAAAACACGGCCATCCTTTGCAGTTACTATTTGTTATTGAATAATTTGAACTGCCCTGTGACTTCACATGCCCTGTGTGATTGTATGCTTCTGTGGATGTGCCTGTGTTTATTTCAGGATGGAGAGGTGATAGGTATCAACACTCTTAAAGTGACAGCAGGGATCTCCTTCGCTATACCCTCGGACAGGATCCGGCGCTTCCTCACAGAGTCAAAGATCAAACTCAGCAAAGGTGGGTGTCACAGCTGGAATTGTGTGACCCTGACACCTAATTGCCTCTTATAAAGCATTTGTTGCTTGGTATTTATCGCTAACTCTCCTTCCGAAATATTGTTGTGACAGAAAAGGCAAGACTACAGAGAAGATTTACAGAGGAACCCCAGTCTGATGCAGGTGAGAGCATGTGAAATAGAAACACTATGACTGGCTTAGGTGTAAGAGATCCTGTGATGGCCTTGTTGAAATCACACattgtagttttgtgttgttttcagatgTCTCAGAAGTGAAGAGATATTTTTTAGGCATCAGGATGATCACAATCACCAAAGCGTGAGTTGCAACATTTACGCACACGTTAGATTGTGGCTTTCAATAACACAACCTGAGCATTTGAGCCTTTAGTTAAATGAGTGTGGACTTATTTGTGCACGCTAGCAGTGTAAAGTACATTATGTT encodes:
- the htra3a gene encoding serine protease HTRA3a, producing MQLLFLAAVFLFTHDLDSVRSDKCASRCDVSSCPSPSCPSGYVPDRCNCCLVCSPREGDPCGRKNDLPCGDGLECRMLTAGRRRGSKGVCRCKMELEVCGSDGKTYGNVCKMRAASHKALHKGRPAVSQAHKGPCSPSGADLSLVRTSSPRYKFNFIADVVEKIAPAVVHIELFVRHPLFGRHVRLSSGSGFVVTHSGVIVTNAHVVTTTSTVTGRPQLRVQLHDGDAYEAVVRDLDKKADIATIKVNPQKKLHVLSLGRSAGLRPGEFVVAIGSPFALQNTVTTGIVSTTQRDGKELGIKDSDMDYVQTDAIINYGNSGGPLVNLDGEVIGINTLKVTAGISFAIPSDRIRRFLTESKIKLSKEKARLQRRFTEEPQSDADVSEVKRYFLGIRMITITKALVAGLKHQNPDFPDVSSGVLVQQVIPNTPAENGGIKEGDVIVKLNAQPVNTTDDVRVVLQTNQPLLLEIRRGNDDMLFNIQPQLLVH